The region TAAGAAGAGACCTTCTCCTCCAAAGAAAATATTTTTAAATCCTTTAACGGTTTCAATTTCATACTTGACCTGACGATCAAATCCAACGACATTGCCTGTGTCAACTTTAATGACTTCACCGGGTTTTAATTCACGTTTGACCACGCTTCCAGCGACTTCTAAAAAGACTTTTCCATGACCGGATAATCGCTGTAAAATAAAACCTTCGCCACCAAATAAACCAGCCGATACACGTCTAGTCCACTCGACACTTAAATTAACGCCAGGTTCACCGACTAAAAATGAACTTTTTTGACAAATCCAATCTTGTCCTGGAACTAAATCAAGTTCAATGATTTTACCAGGAAACGTTGAAGCAAAGACGATTTCTTGGTTTGGAAGGCTTGAGGTATAGGTTGCCATGAATAAAGATTCACCCGAAAACATGCGGCCAATCCCTTTCATTAAGCCTCCCTTAATGTTAGTATTCATTGTAATCCCATTGTCCATCCAAGCCATACCACCTGATTGGGTGTACACACTCTCTCCTTTATCTAACACAATTGAAACACCAGGTAAATCGTTTCCGAAAATAGATGTTTTCATTTAGAGCCTCCTTCATTTTGTTTTATTAACCATAATTTACCACAAAAAGCAAAGTGAAACAAGAGGTCAACTAATTTATAGGTTCATAGTACGCTAGTAATAAGTCGACCACACGACCATAACTTTGAACCCCATCGTTGACACCGTTTAGTTTTAAGTACGTTTGATTCATTTGGGTGAAGGTTTCTTCAACTTTTCCTTCGTATTGTTTCCAGTAATCGCGTTGATCATTTAAATCACGACGTACACCGTCGGATAATTTTTCGTTTAAGGTGATGAGTGTTTCACGATCAACAAGTGCTAAAGCACGATTGACATAACTTAAGGCATTTAAGTAGCCTGAATATTGAAAATCAACATCAGGGTGAGCGATACAGGTGAGGTAGGCGATGAAGTTCGCTTCATTTTCACTCGCAAAGCCACGTTGATGGGCCATTTCATGCATTGTGGTAAATAAAAGGGTGCTCTTTGGAACTGAAACGTTGACATTGGCTTCTGCCGTAAAGGGAGAATAAATTCCTGTAATGTTTGTATAAGACATTAAATCTGAGAGAAACACTGCTTTGGGAAGCCCGTAATCCCCACCTAAAAAAGGATAAGTTGTTGCAGCTGCTGCATAGCCAAGCGGTGCGCGCTTAAAAATTTCTGAGATAGTTTCGTTAATTGTAAAGATACCGTCTTCATTTTCGAACACTTGAGTTCTAGTTTCATTCGTTTGATTGATGAGATAATCATAAAGGAGAGCTAATTCTTCGACTGACCGAGGGCTCAAGTTTAACTGTAAGGTTTCTTCTAGGGGTGTTTTATAGTAGTTGAGCCCCCATAAAATCGTGAATAAAAAGTATAATAAACTGGCAAAACTTAAAAGATGAAGGAAAAAGCGCCCGATGATGGACAACCAAGTTTTTGGATACATTGCCACTTGATACAACGTTAGACCAAAGTATCCAAGAATCATTAGGATTAAAAAATAAATGAGCCATTCAAATAACGAAAAAGGAAGTATTCCAGTTAGCTGGCTTAATTTTTCAACGACCCATTGATTAAACCGTTCAGAGTAGAGTGCGGTGAGCGTGGTAGGGTTAGATTTGGCCATGAAGATGAGTAAAAGTGATAGAGGAAACAGGCAGAGTAAGATGAGTGGTGTCAAGTAACGCTTCATAAAAAACCTCCGATTATCTAGCTTTCTTTCTATTATAACAAAAAGAGGATGACATACCAATAATGAGGTAATTCAGGAAGCTGGTTTGTCGAATCATTGTGAAAATGAGACAAAATACTAGACAATTTTTATCACATATGGTTAACTAGTAAGAAAACTTCTAGAGGTGAGATGATGAGGAAAGTTCAATTAGTGAATCAAATTAAAGCAGCTAGTCATCAAATCGGATGTGATTTGGTAATCAAAAATATTACGATTATTGATGTGTTTCAAAATGATCGATTTGTTGCTGATGTCGCCATCCACGAGGGCCATATCGTTGGAATTGGGGAATATCAAGGAAATTGTGAAGTGGATGGAAGCGGGAAGTTTATCTGTCCTGGATTAATTGATGCGCATGCTCATATTGAGTCATCGCTTGTGACACCTTGTGAATATTATAAGGAAGCATTAAAGCATGGGATTACATCGATGATTACGGACCCACATGAAATAGCGAACGTGCTAGGGGTTGAGGGGATTGAATTAATGATTAAGTTGAGCGAGGACATTCCGTTTGATATGTATGTGATGCTTCCTTCTTGTGTTCCGGCGACGGGGTTTGAAAATTCAGGAGCCAATCTTTATGCGAAAGACTTAGCTCCTTTATACGCTCATCACCGTGTTCTTGGATTAGCGGAAGTGATGAATTTTCCAGCTGTTATCCATGGAGAGGATGACATGATTCAAAAAATTATGGATGCGAGAAAGCGTGGCTTAACGGTCGATGGGCATGGCGCAAGTTTTGATTTAAAGACGCTCAATGCTTATGTCACAGCAGGAATTACGACGGATCATGAATGTCACACAGCTGAGGAAGTGATTGATCGTTTACGTCGTGGGATGTATGTGTTAATGCGCGAAGGAAGTGTGGCTAAAAATTTAGAAAAATTAATTTCAGTGGCAAGCATCGCCAACAGCCGACGTATTTGTTTTTGTACCGATGATAAACATATTGATGATTTAATGACAGAAGGAAGTATTGATCACTCCATTAAAGTAGCGGTTAAACATGGTTTAAAAATTGAAACA is a window of Turicibacter sanguinis DNA encoding:
- a CDS encoding TIGR00266 family protein, producing the protein MKTSIFGNDLPGVSIVLDKGESVYTQSGGMAWMDNGITMNTNIKGGLMKGIGRMFSGESLFMATYTSSLPNQEIVFASTFPGKIIELDLVPGQDWICQKSSFLVGEPGVNLSVEWTRRVSAGLFGGEGFILQRLSGHGKVFLEVAGSVVKRELKPGEVIKVDTGNVVGFDRQVKYEIETVKGFKNIFFGGEGLFLTKLTGPGTVYLQTLTMQNVASRLLPFIPTGGN
- a CDS encoding DUF3810 domain-containing protein, which gives rise to MKRYLTPLILLCLFPLSLLLIFMAKSNPTTLTALYSERFNQWVVEKLSQLTGILPFSLFEWLIYFLILMILGYFGLTLYQVAMYPKTWLSIIGRFFLHLLSFASLLYFLFTILWGLNYYKTPLEETLQLNLSPRSVEELALLYDYLINQTNETRTQVFENEDGIFTINETISEIFKRAPLGYAAAATTYPFLGGDYGLPKAVFLSDLMSYTNITGIYSPFTAEANVNVSVPKSTLLFTTMHEMAHQRGFASENEANFIAYLTCIAHPDVDFQYSGYLNALSYVNRALALVDRETLITLNEKLSDGVRRDLNDQRDYWKQYEGKVEETFTQMNQTYLKLNGVNDGVQSYGRVVDLLLAYYEPIN
- the ade gene encoding adenine deaminase, yielding MRKVQLVNQIKAASHQIGCDLVIKNITIIDVFQNDRFVADVAIHEGHIVGIGEYQGNCEVDGSGKFICPGLIDAHAHIESSLVTPCEYYKEALKHGITSMITDPHEIANVLGVEGIELMIKLSEDIPFDMYVMLPSCVPATGFENSGANLYAKDLAPLYAHHRVLGLAEVMNFPAVIHGEDDMIQKIMDARKRGLTVDGHGASFDLKTLNAYVTAGITTDHECHTAEEVIDRLRRGMYVLMREGSVAKNLEKLISVASIANSRRICFCTDDKHIDDLMTEGSIDHSIKVAVKHGLKIETAIQMCTLNTAECYKLDGYGAIAPGFIADFIILDDLDSFNIHSVYKKGIRVVHQGVLEVGENRNSKITKTFENTVKLPTLTFESFKISCRDKEILNVIELIPNKLETIHQCFNLQELGVTDEVHSDVERDLLKVAVIERHHLTNNIGLGVLKGLKLKKGAIATTISHDSHNLIVCGTNDEEMLFASRQLQQMGGGIIVVCEGKVLASLTLEIGGLITNRAACDVIEELKLLHEAIEMIAPSLDFNPFLTLSFLTLPVIPAIKLTDKGLFDVMKFDFISVVS